The proteins below come from a single Lineus longissimus chromosome 5, tnLinLong1.2, whole genome shotgun sequence genomic window:
- the LOC135487648 gene encoding mitochondrial import inner membrane translocase subunit Tim13-like, with protein MDFSTAGAGGKLDSSQREALMSQVKQQIAVANAQELLQKMTDKCFKKCINKPGSSLDNSETKCIAMCMDRYMDAWNLVSTTYQTRLSKERSRMS; from the exons ATGGACTTTTCAACAGCAGGTGCTGGAGGTAAATTAGATTCCTCACAACGAGAGGCATTGATGAGTCAAGTCAAACAACAAATAGCTGTCGCAAATGCTCAAGAATTGTTGCAG aaaATGACAGATAAATGCTTCAAGAAGTGTATTAATAAACCAGGCTCATCTTTAGACAATAGTGAAACG aaatgtatagCCATGTGTATGGATAGATATATGGACGCATGGAATCTAGTCTCAACAACATACCAAACACGTTTATCAAAGGAAAGATCACGGATGAGTTAA
- the LOC135487646 gene encoding novel acetylcholine receptor chaperone-like translates to MSTKTVLTILGLTLGFFFIFMGTIKLTPIFNEDIYRQMRKMFIRETKVFPFSGMTGWKPDPHVYRKCVGCLEVVCGVTMAFIPGVVKNIANILLFIEMIGAAYTHWALEEPFDRLTPSLIFGMLLACRFIMNKQYLDRMENEEKEMAGLRSKKAAAEDRYEELVRKIGEEEENEVKKKK, encoded by the exons ATGTCTACCAAGACAGTTTTGACGATTTTGGGTCTCACTTTAGGCTTCTTTTTCATCTTTATGGGAACAATAAAACTGACCCCGATTTTCAATGAAGATATCTATAGACAAATG AGAAAAATGTTCATCAGGGAAACAAAGGTGTTTCCATTTTCTGGCATGACTGGCTGGAAACCAGATCCTCATGTCTACAGGAAGTGTGTTGGCTGTTTAGAGGTTGTCTGTGGAGTAACCATGGCATTCATACCAG GAGTGGTGAAGAATATAGCGAACATTCTGCTGTTTATAGAAATGATTGGAGCAGCTTATACACACTGGGCACTTGAGGAACCCTTCGACAGACTCACACCATCCCTTATATTTGGTATGCTCCTCGCATGTCGATTCATCATGAATAAACAATACTTGGACCGGATGGAGAATGAGGAAAAAGAGATGGCTGGACTGCGATCAAAAAAAGCAGCGGCTGAGGACAGATATGAAGAACTAGTGAGAAAAATAGGTGAAGAGGAGGAAAATgaggtgaagaagaagaagtag